Proteins encoded in a region of the Zea mays cultivar B73 chromosome 4, Zm-B73-REFERENCE-NAM-5.0, whole genome shotgun sequence genome:
- the LOC100283148 gene encoding Protein DMR6-LIKE OXYGENASE 2-like, protein MSLVAAPMAIVDVANAQLQQAAAAAAKKDEDGHEQQESSYDYGALMKGVRHLSDSGITRLPDRYVLPASDRPGVLAVSSSVAGSGRVKLPVVNLAGLRDPCQRAAVLATLDAACREYGFFQVVNHGFGSDVSGGMLDVAQRFFELPLAERARHMSADVRAPVRYGTSFNQAKDDVLCWRDFLKLVCQPLQAVLPYWPQQPADLRDVATRYATASHRLFMEVMEAALEALGIPTAGGVLGELAASSSHMMTVNCYPACPQPELTLGMPSHSDYGLFTFVLQDHVEGLQVMHDGRWLTIDPIPGSFVVNVGDHLEIYSNGRYKSALHRVHVNSTRPRISVASFHSLPAERVIGPAPELVDDEAGNPRRYMDTDFATFLAYLASADGKNKTFLQSRKLPAAAPPCL, encoded by the exons ATGAGCTTGGTTGCGGCGCCAATGGCGATCGTCGACGTGGCCAACGCCCAGCTGCagcaagcagcagcagcagctgccaagAAAGACGAGGACGGCCATGAGCAGCAGGAGTCGTCCTACGACTACGGCGCGCTGATGAAAGGCGTGAGGCACCTGTCGGACAGCGGCATTACCAGGCTGCCCGACAGGTACGTCCTGCCCGCGTCCGACCGCCCCGGCGTCCTTGCCGTCTCGTCGTCCGTGGCGGGCAGCGGCAGGGTCAAGCTCCCTGTCGTCAACCTCGCCGGCCTCCGCGACCCCTGCCAGCGCGCCGCCGTGCTGGCCACGCTCGACGCCGCGTGCCGGGAGTACGGCTTCTTTCAG GTGGTAAACCACGGGTTCGGGAGCGACGTGAGCGGCGGGATGCTGGACGTGGCGCAGCGCTTCTTCGAGCTGCCGCTGGCCGAGCGAGCGCGGCACATGTCGGCGGACGTGCGGGCGCCGGTGCGCTACGGCACCAGCTTCAACCAGGCCAAGGACGACGTGCTCTGCTGGCGCGACTTCCTCAAGCTCGTCTGCCAGCCGCTGCAGGCGGTGCTCCCGTACTGGCCCCAGCAGCCGGCGGACCTCAGGGACGTGGCCACCAGGTACGCCACGGCGAGCCACCGGCTGTTCATGGAGGTCATGGAGGCGGCGCTGGAGGCCCTGGGCATCCCCACGGCCGGCGGCGTGCTCGGGGAGCTGGCAGCGTCGTCGTCGCACATGATGACGGTGAACTGCTACCCGGCGTGCCCGCAGCCTGAGCTCACGCTGGGGATGCCCTCGCACTCGGACTACGGCCTCTTCACGTTCGTCCTGCAGGACCACGtcgagggcctccaggtcatgCACGACGGCCGCTGGCTCACCATCGACCCCATCCCGGGATCGTTCGTCGTCAACGTCGGCGACCACCTAGAG ATCTACAGCAACGGGCGGTACAAGAGCGCGCTGCACCGGGTGCACGTGAACTCCACGCGGCCGCGCATCTCGGTGGCGTCGTTCCACAGCCTGCCGGCGGAGCGAGTGATCGGGCCGGCGCCGGAGCTGGTGGACGACGAGGCCGGCAACCCGCGGCGGTACATGGACACCGACTTCGCTACCTTCCTCGCCTACCTCGCATCCGCGGACGGCAAGAACAAGACCTTCCTCCAGTCAAGGAAGCTGCCTGCTGCTGCTCCTCCATGCCTCTAG